TGATGAGATGATCTTTCAGGAAGAGGCGTTGACGCGCAAAATAGAGTTTCTCAAGGTGCAGGTTATTCCGTATCGCTTCTATGAGGAGGTTCGAGAACTCTGGTCGAGCGGGAACAGGGCGAATCTTCTGAAGATCGCACAGTTTGAAGTTCCCATTGGACTCCATCAGGCAAAGAAGTTTAACCCTTCGGATGTGCTGAGGGGGATGGAGCATTTGAATGTACGCGAGGTCGAGTACGATGAGGAGATCGGAGTGAAGCTGAAGGATTTTGACGTGTCAGATAGTATGATATAGGAGGCGTTCCATGTTCTCCGAACCCGTGCACATCAACGGGCATTTGGTCCAGGCTTTTTGGATTTGCAAACGTCAAGTTTGGCTTCTGGGACATAGTGTGAGTGCCGAGCAGAGCAATGACTTCCTCGCCCTCGGTCGCCTGATCGACCGAAACAGCTATGCCCGGGAGCGGCATCAGGTGGTGTTTGGGGACAACAAGTTCGACTTTGTCCAGGGCGCGGATGGGGAGATGGTGGTCTGCGAGGTCAAGAAGAGCAGCCGTGCGGAGCGATCGGCGCGGCTGCAGCTTGCCCATTACCTCTACGATCTTAGAAAGGCCGGGATCGAGGCCCGAGGGGTCCTGATGTTCCCCACCGAGAAGAAGCGCGTCGAGGTAGTCCTGACGGAGGAGCTTACAGCAGAG
The sequence above is a segment of the uncultured Fretibacterium sp. genome. Coding sequences within it:
- the cas4 gene encoding CRISPR-associated protein Cas4; the protein is MFSEPVHINGHLVQAFWICKRQVWLLGHSVSAEQSNDFLALGRLIDRNSYARERHQVVFGDNKFDFVQGADGEMVVCEVKKSSRAERSARLQLAHYLYDLRKAGIEARGVLMFPTEKKRVEVVLTEELTAELDSVYAWIEGLVRKDAPPAAESCKYCRKCAYAEYCWG